One Perca flavescens isolate YP-PL-M2 chromosome 14, PFLA_1.0, whole genome shotgun sequence genomic window carries:
- the gnb3b gene encoding guanine nucleotide-binding protein G(I)/G(S)/G(T) subunit beta-3b isoform X1: protein MAAEKAEMDALKKECDSLRTKIEAARKAVNDGTMATAAGGASAVGRVQLKLRKNLKGHLAKIYSLHWSADNRSMVSASQDGKLLVWDCYTGNKLVAVPLKSAWVMSVAFAPSGNLVASGGLDNMCTVYNIKAASPKTLRELDAHTGYLSCARFLSDSEILTASGDTTCCLWDLETGKQKIIFTNHIGDCMSLALSADMNTFISGACDSLAKLWDLREGTCKQTFSGHTSDINAINYMPNGHSFITGSDDCSCKMYDLRSDQEVMNYQDTTLNSGVTSVALSNSGRLIFSGYDDFNCHIWDSLKGEKVGVLSGHDNRVSCTGVPDDGMGVCTGSWDSFLKLWN, encoded by the exons ATGGCAGCTGAGAAAGCTGAAATGGATGCGCTGAAAAAGGAGTGCGATAGCCTCCGTACAAAGATTGAG GCGGCCCGTAAGGCTGTGAATGACGGCACCATGGCAACAGCAGCAGGAGGGGCGTCCGCGGTGGGCCGAGTCCAGCTAAAGCTCAGGAAGAACCTCAAGGGTCACCTGGCTAAAATCTACTCGCTGCACTGGTCTGCTGACAACAG GTCAATGGTCAGTGCATCACAGGATGGCAAGCTTCTCGTCTGGGACTGCTACACAGGGAACAAG TTGGTTGCTGTCCCACTAAAGTCAGCTTGGGTGATGAGCGTCGCGTTCGCCCCCTCCGGTAACCTGGTGGCCAGCGGCGGTCTGGATAACATGTGCACAGTGTACAACATCAAGGCTGCCAGCCCCAAGACCCTCAGGGAGCTGGACGCGCACACAG GTTACCTGTCTTGCGCTCGTTTCCTTAGCGACAGTGAGATCCTCACAGCCTCCGGCGACACCACCTG cTGTCTGTGGGACCTGGAGACTGGCAAGCAGAAGATCATCTTCACCAACCACATTGGAGACTGCATGTCGCTGGCTCTCTCCGCCGACATGAACACCTTCATCTCTGGAGCCTGTGACTCTCTGGCCAAGCTGTGGGACCTGAGGGAAGGGACCTGCAAGCAGACCTTCTCCGGACACACCAGCGACATCAACGCCATCAAT TACATGCCCAATGGACATAGCTTCATCACAGGCTCCGACGACTGCTCCTGCAAGATGTACGACCTGCGCTCCGACCAGGAGGTGATGAACTACCAGGACACCACCCTGAACTCGGGCGTCACGTCTGTAGCTCTCTCCAACTCAGGCCGCCTTATCTTTTCCGGCTACGACGACTTCAACTGCCACATCTGGGACTCACTGAAGGGAGAGAAAGTTG GTGTGCTGTCCGGCCATGACAACAGGGTGAGCTGCACCGGCGTCCCCGATGACGGTATGGGCGTCTGCACAGGATCCTGGGACAGCTTCCTCAAACTGTGGAACTGA
- the LOC114568628 gene encoding CD209 antigen-like protein E — translation MSTNGSSLAGEGMYSKLIDDEVAYDDLNRRPDVGLSAHPVSPVMMIPRPSGPGPYRLVTFCLATLCAILLISIIAVTAHYKNKTQSNVEGTSEMQRQDVNMSDLTATISKLQQEKKQLQQEKDELLAKLATKMTTKAPTVIKPMTKAPIVCPVDWYLFNNSCYFISRNTRDWPESQSYCQSQGAHLAIIHTAEEQTFLWDLLPRGHWNAFWFGITDEHTEDQWKWVDGTPLVGGFWEVGEPNNHIDEDCGYIVKTLVLERVAIRSWYDAPCSMYRHFICEKEMGAGASTAMPH, via the exons ATGTCGACCAATGGGAGCTCCCTCGCCGGTGAGGGGATGTACTCCAAACTGATAGACGATGAGGTTGCATATGACGATCTGAACCGCAGGCCAGATGTGGGACTCAGTG CTCACCCAGTATCTCCAGTCATGATGATCCCCAGGCCAAGCGGCCCAGGCCCCTACCGCCTTGTCACCTTCTGCCTGGCTACGTTGTGTGCCATCCTGTTGATCTCAATTATAGCTGTCACCGCACACT ATAAGAACAAAACTCAGAGCAATGTTGAAGGGACGTCTGAGATGCAGCGGCAGGACGTAAACATGTCAGATCTGACCGCCACCATTAGCAAACTGCAGCAGGAGAAAAAACAGCTTCAGCAAGAGAAGGACGAGCTGCTGGCCAAACTGGCTACCAAGATGACCACAAAAG CTCCCACTGTGATCAAACCTATGACGAAGGCCCCTATCGTGTGCCCCGTGGACTGGTATCTCTTCAACAACAGCTGTTACTTCATCTCAAGAAACACAAGGGATTGGCCCGAGAGCCAGTCGTACTGCCAGAGCCAAGGAGCTCACCTGGCCATCATCCACACGGCAGAGGAGCAG ACGTTTCTGTGGGATCTTCTTCCCAGAGGCCACTGGAACGCCTTTTGGTTTGGGATCACTGACGAGCACACAGAGGATCAGTGGAAATGGGTGGATGGCACCCCGCTGGTCGGAGG TTTTTGGGAGGTCGGCGAGCCCAACAACCACATCGACGAGGACTGTGGCTACATTGTGAAAACCCTTGTACTGGAGCGAGTGGCGATTCGGAGCTGGTACGACGCCCCCTGCAGCATGTACAGGCACTTTATTTGTGAGAAAGAGATGGGTGCTGGCGCCAGCACCGCCATGCCACACTGA
- the gnb3b gene encoding guanine nucleotide-binding protein G(I)/G(S)/G(T) subunit beta-3b isoform X3, whose amino-acid sequence MAPFKCPMSMVSASQDGKLLVWDCYTGNKLVAVPLKSAWVMSVAFAPSGNLVASGGLDNMCTVYNIKAASPKTLRELDAHTGYLSCARFLSDSEILTASGDTTCCLWDLETGKQKIIFTNHIGDCMSLALSADMNTFISGACDSLAKLWDLREGTCKQTFSGHTSDINAINYMPNGHSFITGSDDCSCKMYDLRSDQEVMNYQDTTLNSGVTSVALSNSGRLIFSGYDDFNCHIWDSLKGEKVGVLSGHDNRVSCTGVPDDGMGVCTGSWDSFLKLWN is encoded by the exons ATGGCTCCGTTCAAGTGTCCCAT GTCAATGGTCAGTGCATCACAGGATGGCAAGCTTCTCGTCTGGGACTGCTACACAGGGAACAAG TTGGTTGCTGTCCCACTAAAGTCAGCTTGGGTGATGAGCGTCGCGTTCGCCCCCTCCGGTAACCTGGTGGCCAGCGGCGGTCTGGATAACATGTGCACAGTGTACAACATCAAGGCTGCCAGCCCCAAGACCCTCAGGGAGCTGGACGCGCACACAG GTTACCTGTCTTGCGCTCGTTTCCTTAGCGACAGTGAGATCCTCACAGCCTCCGGCGACACCACCTG cTGTCTGTGGGACCTGGAGACTGGCAAGCAGAAGATCATCTTCACCAACCACATTGGAGACTGCATGTCGCTGGCTCTCTCCGCCGACATGAACACCTTCATCTCTGGAGCCTGTGACTCTCTGGCCAAGCTGTGGGACCTGAGGGAAGGGACCTGCAAGCAGACCTTCTCCGGACACACCAGCGACATCAACGCCATCAAT TACATGCCCAATGGACATAGCTTCATCACAGGCTCCGACGACTGCTCCTGCAAGATGTACGACCTGCGCTCCGACCAGGAGGTGATGAACTACCAGGACACCACCCTGAACTCGGGCGTCACGTCTGTAGCTCTCTCCAACTCAGGCCGCCTTATCTTTTCCGGCTACGACGACTTCAACTGCCACATCTGGGACTCACTGAAGGGAGAGAAAGTTG GTGTGCTGTCCGGCCATGACAACAGGGTGAGCTGCACCGGCGTCCCCGATGACGGTATGGGCGTCTGCACAGGATCCTGGGACAGCTTCCTCAAACTGTGGAACTGA
- the gnb3b gene encoding guanine nucleotide-binding protein G(I)/G(S)/G(T) subunit beta-3b isoform X2, with product MLERKQRGRSMVSASQDGKLLVWDCYTGNKLVAVPLKSAWVMSVAFAPSGNLVASGGLDNMCTVYNIKAASPKTLRELDAHTGYLSCARFLSDSEILTASGDTTCCLWDLETGKQKIIFTNHIGDCMSLALSADMNTFISGACDSLAKLWDLREGTCKQTFSGHTSDINAINYMPNGHSFITGSDDCSCKMYDLRSDQEVMNYQDTTLNSGVTSVALSNSGRLIFSGYDDFNCHIWDSLKGEKVGVLSGHDNRVSCTGVPDDGMGVCTGSWDSFLKLWN from the exons ATGCTGGAAAGAAAGCAGAGAGGAAG GTCAATGGTCAGTGCATCACAGGATGGCAAGCTTCTCGTCTGGGACTGCTACACAGGGAACAAG TTGGTTGCTGTCCCACTAAAGTCAGCTTGGGTGATGAGCGTCGCGTTCGCCCCCTCCGGTAACCTGGTGGCCAGCGGCGGTCTGGATAACATGTGCACAGTGTACAACATCAAGGCTGCCAGCCCCAAGACCCTCAGGGAGCTGGACGCGCACACAG GTTACCTGTCTTGCGCTCGTTTCCTTAGCGACAGTGAGATCCTCACAGCCTCCGGCGACACCACCTG cTGTCTGTGGGACCTGGAGACTGGCAAGCAGAAGATCATCTTCACCAACCACATTGGAGACTGCATGTCGCTGGCTCTCTCCGCCGACATGAACACCTTCATCTCTGGAGCCTGTGACTCTCTGGCCAAGCTGTGGGACCTGAGGGAAGGGACCTGCAAGCAGACCTTCTCCGGACACACCAGCGACATCAACGCCATCAAT TACATGCCCAATGGACATAGCTTCATCACAGGCTCCGACGACTGCTCCTGCAAGATGTACGACCTGCGCTCCGACCAGGAGGTGATGAACTACCAGGACACCACCCTGAACTCGGGCGTCACGTCTGTAGCTCTCTCCAACTCAGGCCGCCTTATCTTTTCCGGCTACGACGACTTCAACTGCCACATCTGGGACTCACTGAAGGGAGAGAAAGTTG GTGTGCTGTCCGGCCATGACAACAGGGTGAGCTGCACCGGCGTCCCCGATGACGGTATGGGCGTCTGCACAGGATCCTGGGACAGCTTCCTCAAACTGTGGAACTGA
- the gnb3b gene encoding guanine nucleotide-binding protein G(I)/G(S)/G(T) subunit beta-3b isoform X4 codes for MVSASQDGKLLVWDCYTGNKLVAVPLKSAWVMSVAFAPSGNLVASGGLDNMCTVYNIKAASPKTLRELDAHTGYLSCARFLSDSEILTASGDTTCCLWDLETGKQKIIFTNHIGDCMSLALSADMNTFISGACDSLAKLWDLREGTCKQTFSGHTSDINAINYMPNGHSFITGSDDCSCKMYDLRSDQEVMNYQDTTLNSGVTSVALSNSGRLIFSGYDDFNCHIWDSLKGEKVGVLSGHDNRVSCTGVPDDGMGVCTGSWDSFLKLWN; via the exons ATGGTCAGTGCATCACAGGATGGCAAGCTTCTCGTCTGGGACTGCTACACAGGGAACAAG TTGGTTGCTGTCCCACTAAAGTCAGCTTGGGTGATGAGCGTCGCGTTCGCCCCCTCCGGTAACCTGGTGGCCAGCGGCGGTCTGGATAACATGTGCACAGTGTACAACATCAAGGCTGCCAGCCCCAAGACCCTCAGGGAGCTGGACGCGCACACAG GTTACCTGTCTTGCGCTCGTTTCCTTAGCGACAGTGAGATCCTCACAGCCTCCGGCGACACCACCTG cTGTCTGTGGGACCTGGAGACTGGCAAGCAGAAGATCATCTTCACCAACCACATTGGAGACTGCATGTCGCTGGCTCTCTCCGCCGACATGAACACCTTCATCTCTGGAGCCTGTGACTCTCTGGCCAAGCTGTGGGACCTGAGGGAAGGGACCTGCAAGCAGACCTTCTCCGGACACACCAGCGACATCAACGCCATCAAT TACATGCCCAATGGACATAGCTTCATCACAGGCTCCGACGACTGCTCCTGCAAGATGTACGACCTGCGCTCCGACCAGGAGGTGATGAACTACCAGGACACCACCCTGAACTCGGGCGTCACGTCTGTAGCTCTCTCCAACTCAGGCCGCCTTATCTTTTCCGGCTACGACGACTTCAACTGCCACATCTGGGACTCACTGAAGGGAGAGAAAGTTG GTGTGCTGTCCGGCCATGACAACAGGGTGAGCTGCACCGGCGTCCCCGATGACGGTATGGGCGTCTGCACAGGATCCTGGGACAGCTTCCTCAAACTGTGGAACTGA